The bacterium genomic sequence GCGAGAACGAACCTTATAATCCACAATCATGCCCATCTCATAAAGCCGGCCGGTGTAGCGGATGGAATCCAGAAACGCGGTGTGAAAACGGAGAATGTTGCGGGCTTGAGGATGCACCAGACCGCGTTGCTTGGAGGTGGCCCGTAAAAAATCAGCCACACGGGGGATGTCGATCTCCATGGGACAGCGCACATAGCAGGTTTCACAGGAAAGGCACAGCCAGATGCTCTGGGATTTCAGCACCGCCTTCTCCAAATCAGGACGGCCGGTCTGCAGCATGCGCATCCAGACGCTGGAGGGATAGTCCATCTCTGCCGCCATGGGGCATCCGGCTGAACATTTGCCGCACTGATAACAGCGCCGAACGTCGACACCGGTCGCTTGCAACAAACAATCCGCCAGCGTCAAATTTTTCGCTGGATGGGTTTGAGCCGTGGACATAGAATTCTCCTGTCAAAATGACTGATGCACCGCCGCCGCGACACCTTGGAAACACATTCATCCTTAAGGCTGTTTTTGAGCTGAACGCTGAAACGGATGGATGAGAGAACAGACGATTGCCTGTGAGGGGACCGGCGGAAAACGATCCCGTCCTGTGCCGGTTTATGGCTTAGTAGGCAAGTTACGCCACGCTGCGAAAAAAATCAATGTTTTTTTTCTCCGGGCTGGTCCGGCCCAAAGGTTCGGGCCGGCCTGGTTCGGACGCAGAATGCCGATCATCCGCCAAGGCCGTTCATTCTTCTATACCATTTCTTGTTGCTGCGATATAGCTTTTTGAACTGGCGAAACATCCGCTCGTAGAGCTGTCTGTGGTCAGGATTTGGTTGAAACACCTCTTTGACGCGGATGTATTTTTTGATGTCGGAAAAATGATCGAGATAGCCCAACGCCAGACTGGCTAATAGCGCCACTCCCTTGGCATTGGCCAGCTGTGGATCCTCCACCTGATGAATCGGGCGGCCGATGACGTCCGCAAAGATCTGGCACCAGATGCGGCTTTTGGCGCCGCCGCCTATGATGCGTACATGATCCACCCGCTGGTAAAGGTGCTCCACGGTTTCCAGCGCCCAGCGCATATTAAAAGCCACGCCCTCCAAAAACGCTCTAACGATGTCCTCCCGGCTGTGATTCAGTCCAAGATTATGCAAACCGGCGCGCACATAGCGGTCATTCAACGGCGACCGTTCTCCGTACATCCACGGAGTGAACAGGAGGTTGTTGCTGCCAGCCGGCGCCTGCATAGCCAGTTGATCCAGCAGCTGAAAAATCTCATCCACCTGCATCTCCTGTTTAAGCCACTGCTTGTGATAGACGATATTATTGCGCAGCCATTCGAGACAGATGCCGACGGTCTCCTGATGGGCCAGCCCCAGATAAAACTCCTGCGGCCACGTGCTGCCGACACAACCGGTGTAATGCGCGATATCAATTTTGCGCTTGCGGAAATGGCCGGACACGCCGCCGCTGGTCCCCAGACGGATGTTCAACTCCCCTTCCTCGATGGCGCCGGAACCCAGCGCTGCAGAACTGATGTCCCCGGCGCCGTTGACCACCCGGCTTTCGGTCGACAACCCCATCTCTTCGCTCGCCTGCGGCGTCAGAGTGCCGATGATCGCCGAGCTTTCGCGTACTTCCGGCAACTGGTGCAGATCGAGCCCGACCAATTTGCACAACCCTTCATGCCACTGATTGCGGTTTTTGCGCGTGTCCATCAGCCACCAGACCACCGCCATATCGGCTGACTTGACATAGCGGCCGGTGGTCCTGAAAACCAGATAATCCTTGGCATCAAGAAACTTGTGGATCCGTTCGAACAGCTCGGGATGATATTCTCGAATCCAGAGAATTTTGCCGATAGGATCTTTGCCGGCATGGCCCGGACAGCCTCCGGTGATGCGTAAAAACTTGAGCAGCTTGAAAACATTATATCCCTGTATGCGCGGCGGCGTCCAGAACTTTTGCCGCATGATTTCTGCAGCACGGGTATCCAACCAGGAGATCGCCGGCATGACCGGCTCGCCGTTCTGGTCAACGGCTACCAGAGTCTGCATCTGGCTGGCAAAGGTGATACCGGCGATATCGCGGGGATCCACACCGCTCGTTTGCACCACCTCCCGACTGGTACGGCATACGGCATC encodes the following:
- a CDS encoding heterodisulfide reductase subunit C; this translates as MSTAQTHPAKNLTLADCLLQATGVDVRRCYQCGKCSAGCPMAAEMDYPSSVWMRMLQTGRPDLEKAVLKSQSIWLCLSCETCYVRCPMEIDIPRVADFLRATSKQRGLVHPQARNILRFHTAFLDSIRYTGRLYEMGMIVDYKVRSRKWWQDLLTAPGLFLRGKLNLLPHRVKHPKAMRKLFKRAAEDKEAGI
- a CDS encoding xylulose kinase, with amino-acid sequence MGPKYVLTFDLGTSSSKAVLFTVHGEVVADSRVDYSVYYPQPGYAEQDPRQWWDAVCRTSREVVQTSGVDPRDIAGITFASQMQTLVAVDQNGEPVMPAISWLDTRAAEIMRQKFWTPPRIQGYNVFKLLKFLRITGGCPGHAGKDPIGKILWIREYHPELFERIHKFLDAKDYLVFRTTGRYVKSADMAVVWWLMDTRKNRNQWHEGLCKLVGLDLHQLPEVRESSAIIGTLTPQASEEMGLSTESRVVNGAGDISSAALGSGAIEEGELNIRLGTSGGVSGHFRKRKIDIAHYTGCVGSTWPQEFYLGLAHQETVGICLEWLRNNIVYHKQWLKQEMQVDEIFQLLDQLAMQAPAGSNNLLFTPWMYGERSPLNDRYVRAGLHNLGLNHSREDIVRAFLEGVAFNMRWALETVEHLYQRVDHVRIIGGGAKSRIWCQIFADVIGRPIHQVEDPQLANAKGVALLASLALGYLDHFSDIKKYIRVKEVFQPNPDHRQLYERMFRQFKKLYRSNKKWYRRMNGLGG